From Toxorhynchites rutilus septentrionalis strain SRP chromosome 2, ASM2978413v1, whole genome shotgun sequence, a single genomic window includes:
- the LOC129770607 gene encoding V-type proton ATPase 116 kDa subunit a 1-like encodes MGAMFRSEQMDLVQLLIQPEAAYQSIAELGELGIAQFRDLNADINVFQRKYTSEIRRCEEMERKIFYIRRELSKDEVATLDITDNIPRTPNSREIIDLEAALEKTENEILELSENSHALLQNFMELTELKCVLEKTQGFFADKSAAQNLGATGGDPGNENKPLGFVAGVIPRERIIGFERMLWRVSRGNVFLRQVAVDKPFTDPRTGDAIYKIVFVAFFQGEQLKTRVKKICSGYHASLYPCPSEYTEREEMLQGVRTRIEDLNMVINQTKDQRQRVLISVARELPKWEIIVKKIKAIYHTMNMFSVDVSKKCLFGEAWVPTDDLQHVKNALIHGSSAVGSTVPSFLNVISTSETPPTYNRTNKFTQGFQNLIESYGVASYREANPALYTIITFPFLFAIMFGDLGHGLLLTLLGVWMVGWEKSLDKNKDEIWQLFFGGRYIILLMGCFSMYTGFVYNDVFSKPMNLFGSSWIVNYNTSTIMENKDLQMNPSEDYSETVYWYGLDPVWMLASNKIIFLNSFKMKLSIIFGVVHMIFGVCMSVVNSVHFRKPMNILLDFVPQLLFLVLLFAYMCFMMFFKWVHYTAVTEIDSLKPGCAPSVLILFINMMLFGEQEPLEGCEEFMFEGQKTLQTVFIFIALICIPWLLLAKPFYIMATRKKNTGSDHVASAGHGDHDDEPLSEIFIHQAIHCIEYVLSTISHTASYLRLWALSLAHAQLSEVLYSMVLFIGLKSEGYMGGLMIYLMFWPWAILTIGILVGMEGLSAFLHTLRLHWVEFMSKFYEGLGHPFQPFSFKKMLEAEREEK; translated from the exons ATGGGTGCTATGTTTAGGAGCGAGCAAATGGACTTGGTCCAGCTGCTCATCCAACCGGAGGCGGCATACCAATCGATCGCTGAACTTGGTGAACTTGGAATCGCTCAGTTTCGTGAT CTGAACGCCGACATTAACGTGTTCCAGCGGAAGTACACCAGTGAGATTCGAAGATGCGAGGAGATGGAACGCAAGATTTTCTATATTCGTCGCGAGCTGTCGAAGGATGAGGTCGCGACGCTGGACATCACGGACAACATCCCGCGTACTCCCAACTCGCGTGAGATCATTGATCTTGAAGCGGCGCTGGAGAAAACCGAGAACGAGATCTTGGAACTGTCCGAGAACAGTCACGCCCTGTTGCAAAATTTCATGGAGCTAACGGAGTTAAAGTGTGTGCTGGAGAAAACTCAG GGATTTTTCGCTGATAAATCGGCCGCCCAAAATTTGGGAGCCACCGGGGGTGACCCGGGAAATGAGAATAAACCGTTAGGCTTTGTCGCGGGAGTGATCCCACGTGAGCGAATCATTGGATTCGAGCGAATGCTGTGGCGCGTATCACGTGGTAACGTTTTTCTACGTCAAGTGGCTGTTGATAAGCCCTTCACTGATCCGCGTACG GGGGATGCAATTTACAAGATAGTATTCGTAGCATTCTTCCAAGGGGAGCAGCTTAAGACACGCGTCAAGAAAATATGCAGTGG CTACCATGCCTCGCTGTATCCGTGTCCGAGCGAGTACACCGAGCGCGAGGAGATGCTCCAGGGAGTACGCACCCGCATCGAGGACCTCAACATGGTCATCAATCAGACCAAGGACCAACGTCAGCGGGTTCTGATCAGTGTTGCCAGAGAGCTACCCAAGTGGGAGATTATCGTGAAGAAAATCAAAGCGATTTACCACACGATGAATATGTTCAGTGTGGACGTCTCCAAGAAGTGTCTGTTCGGGGAAGCTTGGGTCCCAACGGATGATCTGCAGCACGTGAAGAATGCCCTCATTCATGGTTCTTCCGCTGTTGGGAGTACGGTCCCATCATTCCTGAATGTTATTTCCACCAGCGAGACTCCGCCAACGTACAACCGGACCAACAAGTTTACCCAAGGGTTCCAGAACCTGATCGAGTCGTACGGAGTGGCATCGTACCGCGAGGCGAACCCGGCACTGTATACCATCATTacgtttccgtttctgtttgcTATTATGTTCGGGGATTTGGGTCACGGGTTGCTTCTGACGCTGCTTGGTGTGTGGATGGTTGGTTGGGAGAAAAGCCTGGACAAGAATAAGGACGAGATCTGGCAGCTGTTTTTCGGTGGACGTTACATTATCTTGCTGATGGGTTGTTTCTCGATGTACACCGGATTCGTTTACAACGATGTGTTCTCCAAACCGATGAACCTCTTCGGCTCTTCGTGGATTGTTAATTATAACACTTCAACTATCATGGAAAACAAGGATCTGCAGATGAATCCTTCCGAAGATTATTCCGAGACAGTCTATTGGTATGGTTTGGATCCGGTTTGGATGTTGGCttcgaacaaaattattttcctgAACTCGTTCAAAATGAAACTGTCTATCATCTTTGGTGTTGTGCACATGATTTTCGGTGTGTGCATGAGCGTCGTGAACAGTGTACACTTCCGGAAGCCGATGAATATTCTGCTGGATTTCGTGCCCCAACTGCTGTTTTTGGTACTCCTTTTCGCATACATGTGCTTCATGATGTTTTTCAAGTGGGTCCATTACACCGCCGTCACGGAGATAGACTCGCTGAAGCCTGGCTGTGCACCTTCCGTACTCATCCTGTTCATTAACATGATGCTGTTTGGAGAGCAGGAACCACTAGAGGGATGTGAAGAGTTTATGTTCGAGGGTCAGAAAACGCTTCAGACTGTGTTTATCTTTATTGCGCTAATCTGTATTCCATGGTTGCTTCTGGCGAAACCTTTTTATATCATGGCGACGCGGAAGAAGAATACTGGCAGTGATCATGTTGCCTCTGCCGGGCACGGGGATCATGACGACGAACCGTTGAGCGAGATATTTATTCACCAGGCGATCCACTGTATAGAGTATGTTCTCAGTACCATCTCGCACACGGCTTCATATCTGCGTCTGTGGGCCCTTTCGTTGGCTCATGCCC AGTTGTCCGAGGTGCTTTACAGCATGGTACTGTTCATTGGATTGAAGAGTGAGGGTTACATGGGTGGTTTAATGATATACCTCATGTTCTGGCCATGGGCGATACTAACCATTGGTATCCTGGTTGGGATGGAGGGTCTATCTGCTTTTCTTCACACGCTGCGTCTTCACTg GGTGGAGTTCATGAGCAAATTCTACGAAGGTCTGGGACATCCCTTCCAAccgttttcgttcaaaaaaatgCTTGAAGCTGAGCGTGAAGAAAAGTAA